The Sesamum indicum cultivar Zhongzhi No. 13 linkage group LG6, S_indicum_v1.0, whole genome shotgun sequence genome has a segment encoding these proteins:
- the LOC105163584 gene encoding 1-aminocyclopropane-1-carboxylate oxidase homolog 11-like codes for MFDQKLKPFFTTTTYNTSRQGRKPSGQDYSMATDDYDWEKEVEEFEKTKAGVKGLVDSGITKVPRFFIRPLEKLPGRANSRDGLHVQIPVIDFQGVEGNGTQRRQIVDEIRKASETWGFFQIVNHGVPTSVTDGILESTRRFHEQPKEAKMDLYSSDGRRNVRFYTVNGHLKKPEVAAWRDAFSCTFMDDVLDPKLIPPVCRNEITEYMNQMINVRDVLSELLSEALGLSRDFLERLQCMKSEYLSCLYYPPCPEPDRTLGTVKHSDPTILTVLVQDDSGGLQIHHHDDWLDVPPVQGALIINIGDFLQLITNDKFKSVEHRVLARSKGTRVSAACFFYPSSEQIMKAYGPIQELLSEENPALYREVSYIDFLTHYQKNVRGGHSALSNFKVIHP; via the exons ATGTTTGATCAAAAGTTAAAACCATTCTTCACAACTACTACTTATAACACATCCAGACAGGGAAGAAAACCATCAGGACAAGATTATAGTATGGCAACTGATGATTATGATTGGGAGAAAGAGGTCGAGGAGTTTGAGAAAACGAAAGCCGGTGTTAAAGGGCTTGTAGATTCTGGGATTACAAAGGTTCCTAGGTTCTTCATTCGTCCCCTAGAGAAGTTGCCTGGTAGAGCCAACTCTAGAGATGGACTTCATGTTCAGATCCCTGTGATAGACTTTCAGGGAGTCGAGGGAAACGGAACTCAACGAAGGCAGATCGTTGATGAGATCCGTAAAGCATCAGAAACTTGGGGATTTTTCCAAATTGTTAACCATGGAGTACCTACGAGTGTAACGGATGGTATACTAGAAAGCACGAGGAGATTCCATGAACAACCTAAGGAAGCCAAGATGGACCTCTATTCCTCCGATGGCCGGCGCAATGTCAGGTTCTATACGGTAAACGGACATCTCAAGAAACCGGAGGTTGCAGCCTGGAGGGATGCGTTTTCTTGCACGTTTATGGACGACGTTCTGGATCCTAAGCTTATCCCTCCTGTTTGCAG GAATGAAATCACTGAGTACATGAATCAGATGATCAATGTTAGAGACGTTTTATCTGAATTACTGTCGGAGGCTTTAGGCCTGAGCAGGGATTTCTTGGAGCGGTTACAGTGCATGAAAAGTGAATATTTGTCGTGCCTCTATTATCCACCCTGCCCTGAACCGGACAGGACGCTTGGCACGGTTAAACACTCCGATCCCACAATTCTCACCGTTTTAGTCCAGGACGACTCTGGCGGCCTCCAAATACATCATCACGATGATTGGCTCGATGTGCCTCCCGTTCAAGGAGCTTTAATAATCAACATTGGAGATTTTCTGCAG CTTATAACTAATGACAAGTTCAAGAGTGTGGAGCATAGAGTGTTGGCCAGGTCTAAAGGCACTCGGGTCTCGGCTGCATGCTTCTTTTATCCTAGTTCTGAACAAATTATGAAGGCATATGGACCAATACAAGAGCTTCTGTCTGAAGAGAATCCTGCTCTATACAGAGAAGTGAGTTACATAGATTTTCTCACACACTACCAGAAAAACGTACGAGGAGGTCATTCAgctctttcaaattttaaagtcATACACCCATGA